A segment of the Fibrobacter succinogenes subsp. succinogenes S85 genome:
CAATAAAATTACATTGTTTTAGTAGGAAGTAGACAGTAGGCAGTTAGAAGTAGTGCAAAAAAACGGCACCGTCATCGGCACCGTTTTTTAAATGTTTCGATTGCGTTAGCTAATTAAGCGTTTGCTTTCTTGAAGTCTTCGACGTTCTTGGCGTATTCAGCGAGGTATTCCTTAGCGGCTGCGGCAACAGCTTCCGGAACGTAACCGAATTCCTTTTCGAGGACGCCTGCCGGAGCAGAAGCACCGAAGCGTTCGAGACCGGAGACCTTACCGAAGCCACCCACGACCTGGGCGAACAAGAGCGGAAGACCGCTGGACTTAGCAAACACCGGAGTCCACGGAGCGATGATGCTATCGCGGTAAGATTTCGGCTGCTTGAGGAAGAGAGCCGGGCTAATCATGGAAACCACGCGCACAGACTTGCCTTCGTCGCGGAGGAGTTCAGCAGCCTGGTGTTCGAGGAGAACGTCACTGCCGTTTGCAACCAAAGTAAGATCCGGCTTCTTGCCTGCGGCAGTGTTGTCGCTGACAATGTAAGCGCCCTGGCGGCAAGCCTTGGCAGCTTCGTAGCGGTTTTCACCCGGAAGCGTGTTCACGACCTGGCGAGTGAGGATGAGAGCCGTCGGGCTGTCGTTGTTTTCGAAAGCCATTTCCCATGCGGCAAGAGTTTCATAAGCGTCAGCCGGGCGGAGCACAAGCATTTCAGCCTTGCCGCTAGCCTTCGTGAGGCTTTCGAGCAAACGAATCTGCGTTTCGTGTTCAATCGGCTGGTGCGTCGGACCATCTTCACCCACGCGGAAGCTGTCGTGCGTAAACACGTACTTGACCGGGAGGCCCATGAGAGCGGCCATACGGATTGCCGGCTTCATGAAGTCACTGAAGACAAAGAACGTTGCGCAAATCGGATAGAGACCGCCGTGGAGAGCGATACCGTTTGCAATGGCACCCATCGTGAGTTCTGCAACGCCGACCTGGACAAATGCACCCTTGAAGTCGTTAGCGCGGAAGATGCCCGTCTTGTCGAGGAATGCCTGCGTGTTGTCGGAGTTCGAAAGGTCTGCAGAGCTGCAGATGATGTTGTGATAATTTTCAGCGAGGTAGCCAAGAACCGTACCGCTCGTGACGCGAGTTGCAACACCTTCCTTGATGTTGAGCTTGGAGAGGTCGATCTTGAGACCCTTGCCCGAGAGCCATTCATTGAGGGTAGCGGACTTTTCGGCGTTAGCCTTGTCCCA
Coding sequences within it:
- a CDS encoding transketolase family protein; translated protein: MQDSLVTKAADNVRILSAAMVQKAKSGHPGGAMGAADAITLLFAEFLRFDPDDANWMARDRFFMDPGHMSPLLYSELVLTNRLTLEDVKNFRQLGSRTPGHPEVDVALGIENSSGPLGIGHGIALGGAIAERFMVERFGSILEHKTVCLVSDGGLEEEIAYGVGRIAGHLKLSNLIFFYDANQVQLSCKTEDVMDHDFVKQYESWGFRVIECDGSNIAELRKAFKAAWAETEKPVLVYGHTTMAKGAIAEDGKSYEGAVSTHGQPLNAAGASTSATVKNLGGNPDDPFQVFDDVKAGFEARANELRKQVAEWKKAKAAWDKANAEKSATLNEWLSGKGLKIDLSKLNIKEGVATRVTSGTVLGYLAENYHNIICSSADLSNSDNTQAFLDKTGIFRANDFKGAFVQVGVAELTMGAIANGIALHGGLYPICATFFVFSDFMKPAIRMAALMGLPVKYVFTHDSFRVGEDGPTHQPIEHETQIRLLESLTKASGKAEMLVLRPADAYETLAAWEMAFENNDSPTALILTRQVVNTLPGENRYEAAKACRQGAYIVSDNTAAGKKPDLTLVANGSDVLLEHQAAELLRDEGKSVRVVSMISPALFLKQPKSYRDSIIAPWTPVFAKSSGLPLLFAQVVGGFGKVSGLERFGASAPAGVLEKEFGYVPEAVAAAAKEYLAEYAKNVEDFKKANA